The sequence below is a genomic window from Microbacterium sp. SORGH_AS_0888.
AAGAGCGCAAGGAGTACGAAGAGTGGCGTGTGGTTCGCCGCAACGAACTGATCGCTGGAACCGTGTTCGCATTCTTTCTCGTCTTCGGCATTGTCGCGACGGGACTCATCCTGTCGTAAGCCGATATTGCCCTTCGTGAATCCAATCGGAGAACGCCCCCGTTCCGCGGCACGCACGGGGGCGTTCTCTTTTTCTCAGCCGCGTTAGAAACACCTACACCCGCGATATTCGACGGGTTGGCTGAAAGCCGCTGAACGAGGATCACCGCCATGCTTGACCGCTTCCTAAACGACCGTCGCAATCCATCCCGAGACGAGGAGGGTGCGGCGTTACTGAGCGTCGTGATCCTCATGGTGGTGATGTTCGTTATATGCGCGTCACTCCAAATGACTCTGGTGAACGCCGTCCAACTCACGGCGATGCACCGATCCTCCGTGACGACGCTCGCAGCCGCAGAGTCCGGAACAGCCGTAGCCGTGTTCAGCCTCACGAAGGGTGAGTGCAAAGACACGGCCGTCACCGGTGACGGCTTCGTGTACGAGGTCCACCGATCAGCCTCCGCGACCATCCCAAGCGGACTCAATGACCCCTCCGTGAGTGCCGGTTGTCCTCGCGACGGTGATCGCTACGCCCTCATCAAGAGCACCGGCACGGACACCTACGGCAAGAGTATGACCGTCACGCAGACGTACCTATGGGTGAACAAGGTGAAGGGCTCCAACGACGGTGCCCTCACCTCCGGCAGCGGCAACGTGGAACTCTCGTCCCTCACCATCGCGGAGGAGGACGCCGGTCTTGTTCTTCTCGACGGTGACTTCAACTGCAACACGAACACCCGCATCAAGGGCGACGTGGTTGTGCTCTCCGGTTCCGTGCGCATCTCCAACGCTTGCGTGATCGATGGCTCTCTCTTCGCGAGCGAGAACGTCGCGATCCAGAACCCCGCCGTGGCCGTGACCGGTGACGTGTTCACCCTCGGCAACTTTTCCACCGCGAGCGGGTCCGTCATCGGCGGCTCCGTGTACGCACAGGGTGACCTCGTGCTCTCCTCCGGCACACGAGTACAGGGCGGCGTCGTCGGCGCCGGTACCGGCCTCACCAACGTGGACAACGTCAACATCGGCTTGAGCCTGAGAACCAACGGGCCGCTTCGCGTGCAGAACAAGACCGTCATCGGGGGAGACGTCGCCACGACCAACACCGCCACCGCCGACTTCTTCGACTCGACCATTCACGGCAACGTCCACATCGCAGGAACGTTCCAGCAGTTGGGCGCAACCACCATCGGCGGCTCCGTCACCGTCTCCGGCGCGGGCGCGAACAACATCGCCCCGTCGACGAGCATCGATAAGAACCTCACCGTGGCCGGAACGATCGCTACGTGGGACTCCGGCCCGCGCGTGACCGGCACCAAAGCAACCAACACCGCGACCGCCGCTCCGAACCCCGTGTTCTTCCTCCTACCCGACGAGCTCAAGCCGGAAACCTACTCATGGCGCGATTACACCTACGACGACCTTGAGTGGGCCGCGAACGGCTACGACCGCGTGGGAAAGACCGCCTGTGACTTGCAGAACTCACCGGCCCTTGTGCGCGAGGTCAACGAGCGCGAGACCCCGACCGTGTACGACCTCCGCGGCTGCTCCACCGTGAACATGAACGCCGTCACCTTCTCACTCAAGACCGATGTGGCGTTCATCGCGAACGCCTTCACCAACGCACAGCAGGTGCGAGTCAAGTCCGCCGATGGAGAGCCCCACGAGTTCAGCTTGCTCACTCCGGACAGTGTCGTTGATCGCACCCCGAGCTGTTCAAACGGTCAAGGTGAAAGCAACATCTACGGCCTCACCATGAGCGAGAAGATCACCGGTTACATCTACACCCCTTGTGTTCTCACCTTCGGCGGCGGCTCGATCATTAACGGTCAGCTCTACTCCGGCGCGGCTCGTTATCAGGGCGGTCAACCGATGACCTTGAACTACGCGAAGACCGGCGTTCCTGGGTTCCCTCTTGGTGAAGGCGAAGACCCGCGCGAGTACGGGTTCCAAACCGACGTTGACGCCCGCGCATTGCCGAAGTTGGTCAAGCACGAAGAAGGTTGAGTATCGCGCGGGATTAGGCCATAGAACGCCGCAGGATCGAATCCAGCGCCAATTAGTGGTAGGCGCGATTAATCACATAGGGTTCTCATCGGTGGGGGGGAGAGCGCGATCTGACGCGCTCAACTTGCTCTTCATCGACCCCGAAACTTGTTGTCGATTATTCGCGTGGCTGCCGGTCAACCGCGTTAGAAACTCCTTCGCACAACGAACAAGGAGTAGCGCAATGATTGACGATCCAGAGAAGCAACGACGGGACAAGTTCACACGACGAGTTGGTGAAGCGACAGCCTCGACGGGTTCGCTCGCGTTGACGCTCGCGCAGTGGGGCGTGGTCGCACTTGTGATACTTGCCGCCATTCCCGCCACGTTCCAATGGTTCCTCGGTTACTCCTACGAGACCGTACTCACCGGCTCGATGGAACCGACGATCAAGGTCGGCGAGGTCGCGGTGATGCGCACGCCCGTGGGTGGCGAGCTACGTCCGGGAGTAGTCGTCGGCTTCAAGGACACCAGCGACACAAAGTTCACTCACCGCGTGCAAGCGGTAGGGGACGACGGACGCGCCGTTACGAAGGGTGATGCGAACGACGCGCCTGACCTCTTCCAGCCGTCCGAAGACGACCTGTGGGGAGTGCTTGTTCACGTCATCCCTCAGCCGCTCGCGGGCTTCATCACGGTCATGAGCTTGAACCCGGAATGGTGGGCCAACGCCACGGGTGCTGTCGTCGGCGGGCAGTGGGACGCACTTGCCGCTCTGTTGCCGACGACGCCGTGGGGTCCGGTAGCTCTCGTTGTCGCGGCTCTGCTCGTGTGGTGGGTCATCCCCGAAGTGATCGAAGCGCGGCAGGAACACAAAGCGCGGCGCGCAGAGTCCGAGGAAGAGCAGGCCGGATCCGAGCCCCAGAACGATATTGAACCCGTAGCCGACCTCACGGCTACCGGTCCGAGCAACAACCAGGAGAAACAGCAATGACCATTCAGAACAACAAGAAGAAGAGACGCGCTGTCGCGCTTGCCCTCGTCGGCGCCATCATCGCCGGTGGCGCAGCGGCGGGAGCAACCTACGCCAACTTGAACCAGACGATCACCGATGGCTCCGACAGTCAGCACGTGTACTCCGAGCAATTCGACAAGTTCGGCTTCTCGTACCACTCCGCAAGCCAGAAGTTCGACACCAACATCACCCCGACCGATGACATGAGCTTCAAGCGTGACATTAGGAACATCGTCTTCCAGAACGACGGTGACATTAAGGCGCAGTGGATGTTCCGCAACGTGGACGTCCCCGAACTCGACCCCAACAACCCGATCTGGGACGAGACTTACGTGATCGTTCACGTACCGGTTCTGGGTGGTGGCAGCGACGATTGGGCTGGCACGATGCGCGAATACCTCAACACCGCCTTCGTGACCAACCACATTCTCGGTCCTGACGAGGCAGTCGCCGTCACTATCGAGATTCTTTCCCCGACCACCTACACATGGAGCAGCGAAGCCTCCGCCGAAGCCGTAGACATTAACTTCGGTACTCAGCTGACCTTCAACCAGCTGACCCACCCCACTCTGTCTCCGCTCTGGGACTACGCATCTCAGCACGGTGAGCAGCGTGGTGGGATGCTCAAGCCGGACATGAACTCGAACTTCGCGGGCCAGCTACAGAGCAAGATGGTTACCGTCTTCACCCTCCCCGTCTCCGAGGTTGACAAGATCATCCTCTGATCGGCATGACCCATCGGCCCCGTGTGCTTCGGTACACGGGGCCTTTGCGTTGCGGGAACGCGCGACACGTAGAAGCCCCTCATCGATATTCGTCTCGTACCAAGCAGTCGGTGTACGCCGACACGATGCGGGAGGAAGCCCATGAAGTACCACACCACTCGGAACGGCAACGTTCAGCCGTGTACCGCGTCGATACAGCGCTGTCCGCTCGACGCCGACGAACACTTCCCTGACAAGGCTTCGGCCAACTACGCCCTCACCATGAAAGCCCTCGAAAGCCACGCGGACATGGGGGTGACCATCCCCGACAACTTCAGTGGTCTCGTGCCGACCCGTCGAGCACGCGCGCCGCGCGAGTCGAGTGCATCCCTCAGCGTTAACGACCTCGAGGCATTCCGTACCTCCGCGGCGAATCGACCGCAGCGGGTACGCGAGGACTGGCGCGACAAGCTCGCCGCGGACGCCGAAACTAACGGTGACCTCGATGCGGACCGCAACCCCACTACCGGCTTCGTCAACAGCTACTGGGACGCGACGCCCGACGAGGAGCAGGACTGATGTTCCGGCTACTCATTAACCTCGTGGCGACCGTCGTCGTCACCGGCCTCGCCGTTGCTCTTCTCATCACCTTCAACTGGGACATAGGCGCAACCATCAAGTGGACGTGGGGACGCACGGTATGGCTGATCGGCATGGTTGCGGACTGGTTCATTTCTATGCCGTGGTTCCAAGAATCGGTAAGTAGCTGAGAGGTCTCGTTAGAGAGGACTACACCAACGAAAGAAGGAGTAACCCTCATGAACGATCAGCCCAACGACAACAACGAGCGCATTGACCAGAATGCAATCAAACAGGACTTCAAGCTCACGTGGGAATTCGATGACAAAGGCAACTTCGTACCTCAAGTGGTCGAAACCGCCGACGTCAACTACTACGAGAAGGACGAGGACTGAACCGTGGCTCGCTTTCACAGAACCACCGACGGGCAGGTCGGAGCGTGCACTGCATCGCTCCGTGCCTGCCCCTACGGGAAGGAGAGCCACTTCGACTCGCAGGCCGAAGCGGTCGCCGCCACCCACGCGACCATGCCGATCGCTGCGCCTTTGCGTAGACGACCGGCGCACGTGCTCCTCGCCCGCGAGAACACTCTCGTTGGAGCCGCCAGAAGAGAACGCCTCGACGTTCACGAGGACGACGCCCGCCATGTTGCCTCCCGCGAAGAGGTCTTCTTCATGGAGAACGGACGCGAGTCCGGCAACGGGGTAGTCGTGACGAAGCTCTACAACGGCACCACTCGTGTTCGTCTTCCGATCCTCTACGAGGCAGACGGAAAGTTCACGACTGTTGACCTCAAGCTTCGACCAGGACAAAAGGCGGGAGACGTCTTCAAGAAGTTTCTCGATGGCGTCGAACACGAACCGCCGGACAGCTACCGGCTCTTCGGTACTTACGAGGAACACAGCGTGCGAACGAAGCTCTCGACGGAACACTACGCCCGCCTTCGAGCCGCACTACGTGCGAGTGAGTCGATCATCGCGGAGCCGCTGCCGGAGCGTCCCGCCTCACGCAATCAGGAACTCATCGACATTTTGAGAGGCGGTGAATGATGGAAGACCCACGGATCAGAGAAGCAGCCATCGCCCGCAACAACACGCTCATGGAGACACAAGGGTTCACGTGGCACATCGACGTCGGTAACGGCAAGCCCATGAGGTGCAGGAGACCGAACACCTGCGGGTGGGGAGAGCCCGAGGATCATCACGCCACGGAGCACGCGGCCAGCCGCGAGTACGAAGCTATGTCCCTCCCGTTCCTCATCGTGCGCTCACGCAAGGTCGAGCGTCGCGAGTTCCCCGACGAGAGAGCGGCGCAACAAGCGTTCTACTCCCTCCGGAAGCAGAACCTGCCGGTCTACACCGACTCCGCACACCCGCACGTGCTTTGGGAACACAGGATGGAGTTGGTGCAGCGGCTTCGTTGATAGCCATTACGGCGCGTTTTGGCACCGCCGCTAGCTCCGAGAGCCCCGACCGATTGTCTCCTGGTCGGGGCTCTCGCTTGCGTGTGGAACGTCACCAGTCGAAGTCTCCGCGCCTGTCCTTCGAGCAATACACGAACGCTCGACCATGAAGCGTCGCGCCACAGAACGCGAGCCACTGTCCGATCACGGCTTTTCTCCGAGGCGCGTTAGAGAACCCTCCATCACCGCCAGCGAAGGAGGCAGCCATGTTCCGCAGAACGAAAACCCAAAGCGCCGTAAGCGTCATCGACGTTCGACTCACCGCACACGACCTCGCCACGAACGAGATTGAGAGCGCGGAGTTCTTCTCACAGCCGGAGGTATGGATTGCCGACCTTGAAGCGTACCTCGTAGAGCACGCCGACGAGTGGGCCTCGCACGATGAGGGAGACACCCGCTACATCATCGTCATCCAGCGCTTCTTCGACCGCGCTTGATATTCGCCACCGTTAGGAAGGAGACGCCCATGACCGACGACCAAACCGTCGTGACCATCCCAGGACTCGACACTTTGCCCTTTGAGTGTTTGGTCGACTACGACTTTGTCACCGGCACGCTTCGCCCTGCCGTTGACGCTGCGTTACGCGCGAGCATGATTCACACCCTCATGAGCGAGGAAGAGTACGAGGAGGTACTGACTGCCGTTTTCCATCAGGTTTGGGAAGCAGCCGTCAACGATCGCGTTCCCTCTGAGTCGGCAGAGACCGATATGTGACGCTGAAGGCGACTCTGATTGGGGATGAGGGGTCGCGATCACTGAACCCCCCACCGTGCGTTTCCTTATTTGACACGGTGGGGGTTCTCCTATGCGACCTCACGATATTTCGCTTCACCGCGTGAACGACAACCCCACGCGAGAGGAGCAACACCATGCATGGCAAGCCATACGCAACCGTCAAGTTCCGGCCAGCCGGTCTCTTCACTCCCGCTGCACTTGAAGTTACCTTCGATGAGCCGCACGACTATCCTGAACCGCTCGTCGAACGCGGCTTACATCACGCGAAAGCCGCCACCCGCTACCTGTCCGCCTTCT
It includes:
- a CDS encoding signal peptidase I → MIDDPEKQRRDKFTRRVGEATASTGSLALTLAQWGVVALVILAAIPATFQWFLGYSYETVLTGSMEPTIKVGEVAVMRTPVGGELRPGVVVGFKDTSDTKFTHRVQAVGDDGRAVTKGDANDAPDLFQPSEDDLWGVLVHVIPQPLAGFITVMSLNPEWWANATGAVVGGQWDALAALLPTTPWGPVALVVAALLVWWVIPEVIEARQEHKARRAESEEEQAGSEPQNDIEPVADLTATGPSNNQEKQQ